A window of Maioricimonas rarisocia genomic DNA:
GTGGGACAATCACCAGATGATTCCTCACCCACACTGCTGGAACCGTCCCACGGGCAGACAGGAATGTCTGCCCCACCTGCGCACGGGAGCTCTTCCAGACACACTTGCGGCGTTGCACCTCCGACGGTGACCGGTGGCCAGTTCAAGGGAGAGCAGATCGGCTAATCTCCAGGCATCCACCACGCTCGGCCGGTGGGGCAGGCATTCCTGCCTGCCGTAACGCTCACCGGCCGAAGATCTCTCAGCGCTGCAGGTCAGGCATCGAATTGAGAGCATCGCAGGACGACCGCTGCCAGTTAGCCGCAAACGAGCCGCGACCGTGAGGGAGCGGAAGCAAGCGACCGATCACGCCACCATCACGTACCAGGTGGTATTGGCGCCGCCAGTCGCTCGTCCAGATCCCAGAGCTGCTCGTCGTGGCGGACCTTCTCCTCGATGTCCTCGAGAAATCCCACCTCGTCCGCGTCGAGATCCAGAACCATCATCTCCTCGTCATCGAAGAAGCCCGCGGCCTTCAGCCCACCCCGCTCAGATCGCCTCCGTCCCGAAGCCCTCTTCACACGACTCGACCGCCATCAATGCGGGGTGGAGAGTCTTCAGGCACTCGGAGCAGAACTCCGGCTGGTACGAATTCGCTCTGGTGATGCGATCCCCGCAAACCCCGCACACGCGTCGCCGCCCCGTCCCCGTCGGCAGCGACGCCGGCTGCTCTGCCAGGACCTTCAGTTGTACATCCAGCCCATCGATGGAAGCGGCAATCGCGGGGGACTTCTCGAAATGGGCTTCGTTGAGCCACCGCAGCGCCGCGAAACAGGGAGCGGCCGTCTGTACCAGAAGGCGACGACCGGTCGCGTCTGAGACCGTCAGCCGCTTGGCGATGTCCAGAATCATGTCAATCTGACGTGACGCGGCGAACACATGCGGCGTGAGCGGATGGTCCAGGTCGAGCACGTCACGGTCCTCCGGCATGCAGAAAACGAGCTGGTCGCCCACTCAGGTTTTCGTTGCCACCAGCACGAGGCTGGAGTCGCCATTGAACAGGACGAGTTCACCCTGTTCAGTCGTGGCGGCGTGAAACGTTTCGCCGTCCAAGGTCATCTGCCCGTCCCGCGCGACCGAGTACCGGCACTGTTCCTGCGTCTGTGCGGCCCCCTGCAGGGTCGTCACTTCGACCGTTCCCTCCTCTTGGAAGTCGTAGCGAAACATGGGCTGGCGCGTGCCGAACATGTCGAATTCGACATCCCAGGTCCCTTCGAAAGTGGTGCCCGATGGCAACTGTGTGAGAGGTGCACCGACTCGCTTCTCGACGATCTCCCAGACCTGACTCCGGTAGTCGGCCGAGTCGTCCTTGTGGTCGATCGGGGTGAAGTCTTCGGTCATGCGATGCTCCTGCCTGCTCGAGCGGCGGTCCAATTGAACGGTCACTATCGACGTTGTGATCACGAACGCGATCCGCCTTCACACAGTTTGCGCCCGTGTTGAAATGCGGTTGGGATGGTTCTGCATTCCACCACGCGAGTGACTCAGAATCAATCCCGAGCCAACCGACCCGCAAGGGGGCGACCGGTCTCCGCAAACAGTCCTTAACAAACTATTAACTAAACGGTTGCGCAATCCCGACAGAACTCCTCTTGCCCCCAGACGCGCGTTTCATACAATCATTTCAAACACCTGTTTACGCGCGGGAGTATTATGGCTGACGACACGAGGGATCGGGTAATCGACGCAGCTGGGCCCATCTTCGCCGAGAAGGGGTTCGAAGGAGCCACGGTGCGTGAGATCTGCCAGGCGGCAGGCGTGAATCTGGCGAGCGTCAATTACCACTTTGGAGACAAGCAGAGGCTGTACTTCGCAACGGTCAAAGCGGCGCATCTGATGCGGATGAAACAGGTTCCGCCTGCCCAGTGGCCCGAGGAGACCACACCGGAAGAGCAGTTGCGGCTGTACATTCACACGGCACTGCGGCGAATGCTCGGCCACAACGAGCTTTCGTGGCAGATGCGGCTGATGACCCGCGAAATCCTGCAGCCGACCGGCGCACTGGTGGACGTCGTCGAGCAGGGGATTCGTCCGCAGCTGAGCGTGCTGCTGGGAATCCTCGACCACTTTCTGCCGCCGGACACACCGGAGCACGTCCGGTATCAGACCGCCTTCAGCATCATCGGTCAGTGCCTGCACTACCGCTTCGGGAAGGATTTTGTCGCGATGCTCGTACCGGAAGAGGAACGGAACGAGCATTACTCGATCGAACAGCTCGCCGATCAGATTACGCGGTTTTCCCTGGCGGCCCTGACGCGGCTCCGCGATGAGTCGCAGCAGTCGGGCGACGCTCACTCCATCAGTTCCGCGTCTCCCGCCTCGACCGCATAACCGACCGCCGGGCCACCGGCGAGACCATTCGAGATACCCCATGATCAGCGTCAAGACATTTTTGCGCGACACCGCCCGTACGCTCATACCGCTCGCCATACTGGGCGCGGGAATCGGCGGGTTTCTGGTCTTTGGCCAGCGTCCCGAGGTCCCGCAACGCGCCGATGAAGAGAGCAATGGCGTGCTCGTTACGACCGCCATCGCCGAGCCTTTTTCGACCGCATTCACGATCGAAGCCGATGGCGTCGCGATTCCTTCACGTCGGGTTACGCACTCGGCTGAGGTGGCCGGACGTATCACCCGCAAGGATCCTCGCTGCAAGTCGGGCCGCTACGTGACGGAAGATGCGTTCCTGCTGCAGATCGATCCGACCGACTACCAGCTCACGGTGGAACAGCTCTCCGCGGAACGTGAGCAGGCGGAGCAGACGATCGCCGAGACCGACGTCGACATCGCCAATACCGAAGCACTCATCGAGCTGGCTCTCGAAGATCAGAAACTGCAGGACCGCAATCTCGAGCGCTATCTGCGGCTGGGACAGCGGGATGCGGTCACCGAGACGCAGCTCGACCAGGCCCGCAGCCAGCAACTGGCCGCCCGCAACTCGCTGCAGACGCTGCGGAACCAGCTCACCTCGCTCAAGCAGTCCCGCGCACGACTCGAAACGGCCCTCAAGCTCGCGGAGGTGAAACTGCGCCAGGCACAGGCCGACCTGGAACGAACCACGATCAAGGCTCCAATCACCGGCACAGTGATCGAAGACCCGGTCGAAATTGGCGACTACGTCATGGCGGGTGATCCGGTCGTTCGGCTGAATGATTCCGAGCAGATGGAGGTCCAGTGCCAGCTCAAGGTCGAAGACATCTACTGGATCTGGCTGCAATCCGGGCGATACGGTCCCGACCAGAAGATCTCCACGGAGCAGCGGCTCGAACTTCCGCCCACGCCGGTGCAGGTCGTTTACACATTCAACAACGTTGAGTATCTCTGGAGCGGCGTGATTACCCGCTACGAAGGAACCGGCATCGATCAGGCAACACGAACCGTTCCCTGTCGTGTGCTGGTCGATCAGCCGAAGCAGGTTTCGGTCGAGACCAACGGCGGTCAGACGGCTTTGGTGGTGCCCCCGACGTTGTTCAGCGGCATGTTCGTCACGGTGCGGATTCCGATCCGGCCGGCCACACCGCTGCTGCGTGTTCCGCTTGCCGCGGTTCGTCCCGGCGGTCACGTCTGGACGGTCAACGAGGAGACGCTGCAGATCCTGGAGGCAAAGGTGGCACGAACCGAAGCAGACTACGCTCTGCTGTACGCCATGCCGGGCGGACTGCAGTCAGGTGCCGAAGTGATCACCTCCCC
This region includes:
- a CDS encoding CerR family C-terminal domain-containing protein codes for the protein MADDTRDRVIDAAGPIFAEKGFEGATVREICQAAGVNLASVNYHFGDKQRLYFATVKAAHLMRMKQVPPAQWPEETTPEEQLRLYIHTALRRMLGHNELSWQMRLMTREILQPTGALVDVVEQGIRPQLSVLLGILDHFLPPDTPEHVRYQTAFSIIGQCLHYRFGKDFVAMLVPEEERNEHYSIEQLADQITRFSLAALTRLRDESQQSGDAHSISSASPASTA
- a CDS encoding efflux RND transporter periplasmic adaptor subunit, whose protein sequence is MISVKTFLRDTARTLIPLAILGAGIGGFLVFGQRPEVPQRADEESNGVLVTTAIAEPFSTAFTIEADGVAIPSRRVTHSAEVAGRITRKDPRCKSGRYVTEDAFLLQIDPTDYQLTVEQLSAEREQAEQTIAETDVDIANTEALIELALEDQKLQDRNLERYLRLGQRDAVTETQLDQARSQQLAARNSLQTLRNQLTSLKQSRARLETALKLAEVKLRQAQADLERTTIKAPITGTVIEDPVEIGDYVMAGDPVVRLNDSEQMEVQCQLKVEDIYWIWLQSGRYGPDQKISTEQRLELPPTPVQVVYTFNNVEYLWSGVITRYEGTGIDQATRTVPCRVLVDQPKQVSVETNGGQTALVVPPTLFSGMFVTVRIPIRPATPLLRVPLAAVRPGGHVWTVNEETLQILEAKVARTEADYALLYAMPGGLQSGAEVITSPVSAPQPGLPVRRIDSDADNLAQTRETPAPPATAAAE